A single genomic interval of Dromiciops gliroides isolate mDroGli1 chromosome 1, mDroGli1.pri, whole genome shotgun sequence harbors:
- the C1H8orf88 gene encoding uncharacterized protein C8orf88 homolog isoform X1, which produces METKKLIGKPLQPARPVRHLSSPHGAAFPFNFQNESPCSTQCLQSGVGRQCKTNGMQTFTQGLSQPQQHQSPVKKERIKYSRDFLLKLSSVSICRKKPDFLPDHPIVLQKPENNQSFK; this is translated from the exons ATGGAAACCAAAAAATTGATTGGTAAACCGCTTCAGCCAGCAAGACCAGTTAGACATCTGTCTTCTCCCCATG GAGCAGCATTcccttttaattttcaaaatgaaagtcCATGCAGTACTCAGTGTTTACAAAGTGGAGTTGGCAGG CAGTGTAAGACTAATGGAATGCAAACCTTCACTCAAGGTCTTAGCCAACCACAGCAGCATCAGTCTCCAGTCAAAAAAG AAAGAATTAAATATAGCAGAGATTTCCTGTTGAAGCTTTCAAGTGTTTCCATCTGTAGAAAGAAACCAGACTTTCTGCCTGATCATCCCATTGTACTTCAGAAGcca GAAAACAACCAAAGTTTTAAGTAG
- the C1H8orf88 gene encoding uncharacterized protein C8orf88 homolog isoform X2 yields the protein METKKLIGKPLQPARPVRHLSSPHGAAFPFNFQNESPCSTQCLQSGVGRCKTNGMQTFTQGLSQPQQHQSPVKKERIKYSRDFLLKLSSVSICRKKPDFLPDHPIVLQKPENNQSFK from the exons ATGGAAACCAAAAAATTGATTGGTAAACCGCTTCAGCCAGCAAGACCAGTTAGACATCTGTCTTCTCCCCATG GAGCAGCATTcccttttaattttcaaaatgaaagtcCATGCAGTACTCAGTGTTTACAAAGTGGAGTTGGCAGG TGTAAGACTAATGGAATGCAAACCTTCACTCAAGGTCTTAGCCAACCACAGCAGCATCAGTCTCCAGTCAAAAAAG AAAGAATTAAATATAGCAGAGATTTCCTGTTGAAGCTTTCAAGTGTTTCCATCTGTAGAAAGAAACCAGACTTTCTGCCTGATCATCCCATTGTACTTCAGAAGcca GAAAACAACCAAAGTTTTAAGTAG